From the genome of Antennarius striatus isolate MH-2024 chromosome 19, ASM4005453v1, whole genome shotgun sequence, one region includes:
- the LOC137613264 gene encoding heterogeneous nuclear ribonucleoprotein Q-like isoform X1 translates to MSADSDHVNGTDEPMDTTAAGLQPTEDPPALPEEGLPPKVGEKLEELYEEGLVGPGDLDERALEALKEFDEEGALQVLVQFKESDLSHVQNKSAFLCGVMKTYRQREKQGAKALEAPRGPDEAQIRALLERTHYTLDVTTGQRKYGGPPPPDVFAGAQPSVGTEIFVGKIPRDLFEDELVPLFERAGPIWDLRLMMDPLSGLNRGYAFITYCTKDAAQEAVKLVRESVCVCVCVSVCSLHTRVPPPQGNNHEIRPGKHLGVCISVANNRLFVGSIPKSKTKEQIVEEFAKVTEGLSDVILYHQPDDRRKNRGFCFLEYEDHKSAAQARRRLMSGKVRLWGIMVTVEWADPIEDPDPEVMAKVKVLFVRNLANGVSEELLETTFSRFGRLERVKKLKDYAFVHFEERDGAVKALEGMNGKELEGEPVEIVFAKPPDQKRKERKAQRQAAKTHLYDDGYYYSSPPYVAAAPRGRGRGGSRSGYMYPPDYGSYEDYYDYYGYDYHSYRGGYDDPYYGYDDFQAPPRGRGGGRGGTSPVRGRGGGAAPRGRSSYPQRGGGGGRPARGGGLQPRGRGGVRGGRGAGKRKADGYSQPESKRRQTHTHSWGSQPIAQQPLHAERPAHYSGYQSDSQEFYQDSFGQQWK, encoded by the exons ATGTCAGCTGACTCGGATCACGTGAACGGAACCGACGAACCGATGGACACGACGGCCGCGGGGCTCCAGCCCACGGAGGACCCCCCCGCGCTGCCGGAGGAGGGGCTGCCCCCCAAGGTGGGCGAGAAGCTGGAGGAACTCTACGAGGAAG GTCTCGTTGGCCCCGGCGACCTGGACGAGCGGGCCCTGGAGGCCCTGAAGGAGTTCGACGAGGAGGGGGCCCTGCAGGTCCTGGTGCAGTTCAAGGAGAGCGACCTGTCCCacgtgcag aataaaagtgcCTTCCTGTGTGGAGTGATGAAGACGTACCGTCAGCGTGAGAAGCAGGGGGCCAAGGCGCTGGAGGCCCCCAGGGGCCCTGACGAGGCTCAGATCCGGGCGCTGCTGGAGCGGACCCACTACACGCTGGATGTGACCACGGGCCAGCGCAAGTACGGCGGACCCCCGCCCCCCGACGTGTTCGCTGGCGCCCAGCCCAGCGTGGGGACAGAG ATCTTCGTGGGGAAGATCCCCCGGGACCTGTTCGAGGACGAGCTGGTCCCCCTGTTTGAGAGGGCGGGGCCAATCTGGGACCTGAGGCTGATGATGGACCCCCTGAGCGGCCTGAACCGGGGCTACGCCTTCATCACCTACTGCACCAAAGACGCCGCCCAGGAGGCCGTGAAGCtggtgagagagagtgtgtgtgtgtgtgtgtgtgtgtctgtgtgcagccttcacacgcgtgtgccccccccccagggtaACAACCATGAGATCCGCCCCGGTAAACACCTGGGGGTGTGCATCTCGGTGGCCAACAACCGTCTGTTCGTGGGCTCCATCCCCAAGAGCAAGACCAAGGAGCAGATCGTGGAGGAGTTCGCTAAGGTGAcag agggcCTCAGCGACGTCATCCTGTACCACCAGCCAGACGACCGGAGGAAGAACCGCGGCTTCTGCTTCTTGGAGTACGAGGACCACAAGAGCGCCGCCCAGGCGCGGCGACGGCTGATGAGTGGGAAGGTCCGCCTGTGGGGCATCATGGTGACGGTGGAGTGGGCCGACCCCATCGAGGACCCCGACCCTGAGGTTATGGCCAAGGTCAAGGTCCTGTTTGTGAGGAACCTGGCCAACGGCGTCAgcgaggagctgctggagaccACCTTCAGCCGCTTCGGGAGGCTGGAGCGCGTCAAGAAGCTGAAGGACTACGCCTTCGTGCACTTTGAGGAGCGGGACGGCGCCGTCAAG GCGCTGGAGGGGATGAACGGGAAGGAGCTGGAGGGCGAGCCGGTGGAGATCGTCTTCGCCAAACCGCCGGaccagaagaggaaggagaggaaggccCAGAGGCAGGCCGCCAAGACGCACCT GTATGACGACGGCTACTACTACTCCAGCCCCCCCTATGTGGCGGCCGCccccagggggcggggcaggggtgGCAGCAGGAGCGGCTACATGTACCCCCCCGACTACGGCAGCTACGAGGACTACTACGACTACTACGGCTACGACTACCACAGCTACCGTGGCGGCTACGACGACCCCTACTACGGCTACGACGACTTCCAGGCCCCGCCCCGGGGGCGAGGCGGCGGTAGGGGTGGCACCTCCCCGGTCCGAGGACGTGGCGGTGGCGCGGCACCGAGGGGCAGGTCCAGCTACCCCCAGCGCGGTGGCGGTGGAGGGAGACCAGCGCGAGGAGGCGGCCTGCAGCCCAGAGGCCGTGGAGGGGTACGTGGGGGGCGGGGAGCGGGGAAGCGTAAGGCGGACGGCTACAGCCAGCCCGAGTCCAAGCGCCGCCAGACGCACACGCACAGCTGGGGCTCCCAGCCCATCGCCCAGCAACCGCTGCACGCCGAACGCCCCGCCCACTACTCCGGGTACCAATCGGACAGCCAGGAGTTCTATCAGGACTCGTTTGGCCAGCAGTGGAAGTAG
- the LOC137613264 gene encoding heterogeneous nuclear ribonucleoprotein Q-like isoform X3: protein MSADSDHVNGTDEPMDTTAAGLQPTEDPPALPEEGLPPKVGEKLEELYEEGLVGPGDLDERALEALKEFDEEGALQVLVQFKESDLSHVQNKSAFLCGVMKTYRQREKQGAKALEAPRGPDEAQIRALLERTHYTLDVTTGQRKYGGPPPPDVFAGAQPSVGTEIFVGKIPRDLFEDELVPLFERAGPIWDLRLMMDPLSGLNRGYAFITYCTKDAAQEAVKLVRESVCVCVCVSVCSLHTRVPPPQGNNHEIRPGKHLGVCISVANNRLFVGSIPKSKTKEQIVEEFAKVTEGLSDVILYHQPDDRRKNRGFCFLEYEDHKSAAQARRRLMSGKVRLWGIMVTVEWADPIEDPDPEVMAKVKVLFVRNLANGVSEELLETTFSRFGRLERVKKLKDYAFVHFEERDGAVKALEGMNGKELEGEPVEIVFAKPPDQKRKERKAQRQAAKTHLYDDGYYYSSPPYVAAAPRGRGRGGSRSGYMYPPDYGSYEDYYDYYGYDYHSYRGGYDDPYYGYDDFQAPPRGRGGGRGGTSPVRGRGGGAAPRGRSSYPQRGGGGGRPARGGGLQPRGRGGQDKGDEAGLDAAL from the exons ATGTCAGCTGACTCGGATCACGTGAACGGAACCGACGAACCGATGGACACGACGGCCGCGGGGCTCCAGCCCACGGAGGACCCCCCCGCGCTGCCGGAGGAGGGGCTGCCCCCCAAGGTGGGCGAGAAGCTGGAGGAACTCTACGAGGAAG GTCTCGTTGGCCCCGGCGACCTGGACGAGCGGGCCCTGGAGGCCCTGAAGGAGTTCGACGAGGAGGGGGCCCTGCAGGTCCTGGTGCAGTTCAAGGAGAGCGACCTGTCCCacgtgcag aataaaagtgcCTTCCTGTGTGGAGTGATGAAGACGTACCGTCAGCGTGAGAAGCAGGGGGCCAAGGCGCTGGAGGCCCCCAGGGGCCCTGACGAGGCTCAGATCCGGGCGCTGCTGGAGCGGACCCACTACACGCTGGATGTGACCACGGGCCAGCGCAAGTACGGCGGACCCCCGCCCCCCGACGTGTTCGCTGGCGCCCAGCCCAGCGTGGGGACAGAG ATCTTCGTGGGGAAGATCCCCCGGGACCTGTTCGAGGACGAGCTGGTCCCCCTGTTTGAGAGGGCGGGGCCAATCTGGGACCTGAGGCTGATGATGGACCCCCTGAGCGGCCTGAACCGGGGCTACGCCTTCATCACCTACTGCACCAAAGACGCCGCCCAGGAGGCCGTGAAGCtggtgagagagagtgtgtgtgtgtgtgtgtgtgtgtctgtgtgcagccttcacacgcgtgtgccccccccccagggtaACAACCATGAGATCCGCCCCGGTAAACACCTGGGGGTGTGCATCTCGGTGGCCAACAACCGTCTGTTCGTGGGCTCCATCCCCAAGAGCAAGACCAAGGAGCAGATCGTGGAGGAGTTCGCTAAGGTGAcag agggcCTCAGCGACGTCATCCTGTACCACCAGCCAGACGACCGGAGGAAGAACCGCGGCTTCTGCTTCTTGGAGTACGAGGACCACAAGAGCGCCGCCCAGGCGCGGCGACGGCTGATGAGTGGGAAGGTCCGCCTGTGGGGCATCATGGTGACGGTGGAGTGGGCCGACCCCATCGAGGACCCCGACCCTGAGGTTATGGCCAAGGTCAAGGTCCTGTTTGTGAGGAACCTGGCCAACGGCGTCAgcgaggagctgctggagaccACCTTCAGCCGCTTCGGGAGGCTGGAGCGCGTCAAGAAGCTGAAGGACTACGCCTTCGTGCACTTTGAGGAGCGGGACGGCGCCGTCAAG GCGCTGGAGGGGATGAACGGGAAGGAGCTGGAGGGCGAGCCGGTGGAGATCGTCTTCGCCAAACCGCCGGaccagaagaggaaggagaggaaggccCAGAGGCAGGCCGCCAAGACGCACCT GTATGACGACGGCTACTACTACTCCAGCCCCCCCTATGTGGCGGCCGCccccagggggcggggcaggggtgGCAGCAGGAGCGGCTACATGTACCCCCCCGACTACGGCAGCTACGAGGACTACTACGACTACTACGGCTACGACTACCACAGCTACCGTGGCGGCTACGACGACCCCTACTACGGCTACGACGACTTCCAGGCCCCGCCCCGGGGGCGAGGCGGCGGTAGGGGTGGCACCTCCCCGGTCCGAGGACGTGGCGGTGGCGCGGCACCGAGGGGCAGGTCCAGCTACCCCCAGCGCGGTGGCGGTGGAGGGAGACCAGCGCGAGGAGGCGGCCTGCAGCCCAGAGGCCGTGGAGGG CAGGACAAGGGGGACGAGGCCGGTCTGGACGCGGCGCTGTGA
- the LOC137613264 gene encoding heterogeneous nuclear ribonucleoprotein Q-like isoform X4: MSADSDHVNGTDEPMDTTAAGLQPTEDPPALPEEGLPPKVGEKLEELYEEGLVGPGDLDERALEALKEFDEEGALQVLVQFKESDLSHVQNKSAFLCGVMKTYRQREKQGAKALEAPRGPDEAQIRALLERTHYTLDVTTGQRKYGGPPPPDVFAGAQPSVGTEIFVGKIPRDLFEDELVPLFERAGPIWDLRLMMDPLSGLNRGYAFITYCTKDAAQEAVKLVRESVCVCVCVSVCSLHTRVPPPQGNNHEIRPGKHLGVCISVANNRLFVGSIPKSKTKEQIVEEFAKVTEGLSDVILYHQPDDRRKNRGFCFLEYEDHKSAAQARRRLMSGKVRLWGIMVTVEWADPIEDPDPEVMAKVKVLFVRNLANGVSEELLETTFSRFGRLERVKKLKDYAFVHFEERDGAVKALEGMNGKELEGEPVEIVFAKPPDQKRKERKAQRQAAKTHLYDDGYYYSSPPYVAAAPRGRGRGGSRSGYMYPPDYGSYEDYYDYYGYDYHSYRGGYDDPYYGYDDFQAPPRGRGGGRGGTSPVRGRGGGAAPRGRSSYPQRGGGGGRPARGGGLQPRGRGGDKGDEAGLDAAL; the protein is encoded by the exons ATGTCAGCTGACTCGGATCACGTGAACGGAACCGACGAACCGATGGACACGACGGCCGCGGGGCTCCAGCCCACGGAGGACCCCCCCGCGCTGCCGGAGGAGGGGCTGCCCCCCAAGGTGGGCGAGAAGCTGGAGGAACTCTACGAGGAAG GTCTCGTTGGCCCCGGCGACCTGGACGAGCGGGCCCTGGAGGCCCTGAAGGAGTTCGACGAGGAGGGGGCCCTGCAGGTCCTGGTGCAGTTCAAGGAGAGCGACCTGTCCCacgtgcag aataaaagtgcCTTCCTGTGTGGAGTGATGAAGACGTACCGTCAGCGTGAGAAGCAGGGGGCCAAGGCGCTGGAGGCCCCCAGGGGCCCTGACGAGGCTCAGATCCGGGCGCTGCTGGAGCGGACCCACTACACGCTGGATGTGACCACGGGCCAGCGCAAGTACGGCGGACCCCCGCCCCCCGACGTGTTCGCTGGCGCCCAGCCCAGCGTGGGGACAGAG ATCTTCGTGGGGAAGATCCCCCGGGACCTGTTCGAGGACGAGCTGGTCCCCCTGTTTGAGAGGGCGGGGCCAATCTGGGACCTGAGGCTGATGATGGACCCCCTGAGCGGCCTGAACCGGGGCTACGCCTTCATCACCTACTGCACCAAAGACGCCGCCCAGGAGGCCGTGAAGCtggtgagagagagtgtgtgtgtgtgtgtgtgtgtgtctgtgtgcagccttcacacgcgtgtgccccccccccagggtaACAACCATGAGATCCGCCCCGGTAAACACCTGGGGGTGTGCATCTCGGTGGCCAACAACCGTCTGTTCGTGGGCTCCATCCCCAAGAGCAAGACCAAGGAGCAGATCGTGGAGGAGTTCGCTAAGGTGAcag agggcCTCAGCGACGTCATCCTGTACCACCAGCCAGACGACCGGAGGAAGAACCGCGGCTTCTGCTTCTTGGAGTACGAGGACCACAAGAGCGCCGCCCAGGCGCGGCGACGGCTGATGAGTGGGAAGGTCCGCCTGTGGGGCATCATGGTGACGGTGGAGTGGGCCGACCCCATCGAGGACCCCGACCCTGAGGTTATGGCCAAGGTCAAGGTCCTGTTTGTGAGGAACCTGGCCAACGGCGTCAgcgaggagctgctggagaccACCTTCAGCCGCTTCGGGAGGCTGGAGCGCGTCAAGAAGCTGAAGGACTACGCCTTCGTGCACTTTGAGGAGCGGGACGGCGCCGTCAAG GCGCTGGAGGGGATGAACGGGAAGGAGCTGGAGGGCGAGCCGGTGGAGATCGTCTTCGCCAAACCGCCGGaccagaagaggaaggagaggaaggccCAGAGGCAGGCCGCCAAGACGCACCT GTATGACGACGGCTACTACTACTCCAGCCCCCCCTATGTGGCGGCCGCccccagggggcggggcaggggtgGCAGCAGGAGCGGCTACATGTACCCCCCCGACTACGGCAGCTACGAGGACTACTACGACTACTACGGCTACGACTACCACAGCTACCGTGGCGGCTACGACGACCCCTACTACGGCTACGACGACTTCCAGGCCCCGCCCCGGGGGCGAGGCGGCGGTAGGGGTGGCACCTCCCCGGTCCGAGGACGTGGCGGTGGCGCGGCACCGAGGGGCAGGTCCAGCTACCCCCAGCGCGGTGGCGGTGGAGGGAGACCAGCGCGAGGAGGCGGCCTGCAGCCCAGAGGCCGTGGAGGG GACAAGGGGGACGAGGCCGGTCTGGACGCGGCGCTGTGA
- the LOC137613264 gene encoding heterogeneous nuclear ribonucleoprotein Q-like isoform X2 gives MSADSDHVNGTDEPMDTTAAGLQPTEDPPALPEEGLPPKVGEKLEELYEEGLVGPGDLDERALEALKEFDEEGALQVLVQFKESDLSHVQNKSAFLCGVMKTYRQREKQGAKALEAPRGPDEAQIRALLERTHYTLDVTTGQRKYGGPPPPDVFAGAQPSVGTEIFVGKIPRDLFEDELVPLFERAGPIWDLRLMMDPLSGLNRGYAFITYCTKDAAQEAVKLGNNHEIRPGKHLGVCISVANNRLFVGSIPKSKTKEQIVEEFAKVTEGLSDVILYHQPDDRRKNRGFCFLEYEDHKSAAQARRRLMSGKVRLWGIMVTVEWADPIEDPDPEVMAKVKVLFVRNLANGVSEELLETTFSRFGRLERVKKLKDYAFVHFEERDGAVKALEGMNGKELEGEPVEIVFAKPPDQKRKERKAQRQAAKTHLYDDGYYYSSPPYVAAAPRGRGRGGSRSGYMYPPDYGSYEDYYDYYGYDYHSYRGGYDDPYYGYDDFQAPPRGRGGGRGGTSPVRGRGGGAAPRGRSSYPQRGGGGGRPARGGGLQPRGRGGVRGGRGAGKRKADGYSQPESKRRQTHTHSWGSQPIAQQPLHAERPAHYSGYQSDSQEFYQDSFGQQWK, from the exons ATGTCAGCTGACTCGGATCACGTGAACGGAACCGACGAACCGATGGACACGACGGCCGCGGGGCTCCAGCCCACGGAGGACCCCCCCGCGCTGCCGGAGGAGGGGCTGCCCCCCAAGGTGGGCGAGAAGCTGGAGGAACTCTACGAGGAAG GTCTCGTTGGCCCCGGCGACCTGGACGAGCGGGCCCTGGAGGCCCTGAAGGAGTTCGACGAGGAGGGGGCCCTGCAGGTCCTGGTGCAGTTCAAGGAGAGCGACCTGTCCCacgtgcag aataaaagtgcCTTCCTGTGTGGAGTGATGAAGACGTACCGTCAGCGTGAGAAGCAGGGGGCCAAGGCGCTGGAGGCCCCCAGGGGCCCTGACGAGGCTCAGATCCGGGCGCTGCTGGAGCGGACCCACTACACGCTGGATGTGACCACGGGCCAGCGCAAGTACGGCGGACCCCCGCCCCCCGACGTGTTCGCTGGCGCCCAGCCCAGCGTGGGGACAGAG ATCTTCGTGGGGAAGATCCCCCGGGACCTGTTCGAGGACGAGCTGGTCCCCCTGTTTGAGAGGGCGGGGCCAATCTGGGACCTGAGGCTGATGATGGACCCCCTGAGCGGCCTGAACCGGGGCTACGCCTTCATCACCTACTGCACCAAAGACGCCGCCCAGGAGGCCGTGAAGCtg ggtaACAACCATGAGATCCGCCCCGGTAAACACCTGGGGGTGTGCATCTCGGTGGCCAACAACCGTCTGTTCGTGGGCTCCATCCCCAAGAGCAAGACCAAGGAGCAGATCGTGGAGGAGTTCGCTAAGGTGAcag agggcCTCAGCGACGTCATCCTGTACCACCAGCCAGACGACCGGAGGAAGAACCGCGGCTTCTGCTTCTTGGAGTACGAGGACCACAAGAGCGCCGCCCAGGCGCGGCGACGGCTGATGAGTGGGAAGGTCCGCCTGTGGGGCATCATGGTGACGGTGGAGTGGGCCGACCCCATCGAGGACCCCGACCCTGAGGTTATGGCCAAGGTCAAGGTCCTGTTTGTGAGGAACCTGGCCAACGGCGTCAgcgaggagctgctggagaccACCTTCAGCCGCTTCGGGAGGCTGGAGCGCGTCAAGAAGCTGAAGGACTACGCCTTCGTGCACTTTGAGGAGCGGGACGGCGCCGTCAAG GCGCTGGAGGGGATGAACGGGAAGGAGCTGGAGGGCGAGCCGGTGGAGATCGTCTTCGCCAAACCGCCGGaccagaagaggaaggagaggaaggccCAGAGGCAGGCCGCCAAGACGCACCT GTATGACGACGGCTACTACTACTCCAGCCCCCCCTATGTGGCGGCCGCccccagggggcggggcaggggtgGCAGCAGGAGCGGCTACATGTACCCCCCCGACTACGGCAGCTACGAGGACTACTACGACTACTACGGCTACGACTACCACAGCTACCGTGGCGGCTACGACGACCCCTACTACGGCTACGACGACTTCCAGGCCCCGCCCCGGGGGCGAGGCGGCGGTAGGGGTGGCACCTCCCCGGTCCGAGGACGTGGCGGTGGCGCGGCACCGAGGGGCAGGTCCAGCTACCCCCAGCGCGGTGGCGGTGGAGGGAGACCAGCGCGAGGAGGCGGCCTGCAGCCCAGAGGCCGTGGAGGGGTACGTGGGGGGCGGGGAGCGGGGAAGCGTAAGGCGGACGGCTACAGCCAGCCCGAGTCCAAGCGCCGCCAGACGCACACGCACAGCTGGGGCTCCCAGCCCATCGCCCAGCAACCGCTGCACGCCGAACGCCCCGCCCACTACTCCGGGTACCAATCGGACAGCCAGGAGTTCTATCAGGACTCGTTTGGCCAGCAGTGGAAGTAG